The Mauremys mutica isolate MM-2020 ecotype Southern chromosome 1, ASM2049712v1, whole genome shotgun sequence genome has a segment encoding these proteins:
- the XNDC1N gene encoding putative short transient receptor potential channel 2-like protein, with protein sequence MAPVKINHVVSFTSQDPRYPVENLLRDDGIHPWLSSPQDRSRQLKVELQLERASSIGYIDIGNCGCAFVQVDVGRSFWPLEQPYVTVVPSTTLMTPADSKLDRNRSGVRMFKEGDFLAAALGEKWDRVRITCSQPFNKQAQFGLSFIHIRTPLDPDHSQAAPAPPQTGLEPAASPWLASPAFRRTFFPEVQPSKGEEEELKSRLQLLEPSCGPHPRSPTCLSRTARMVLSATQSRSRTLQPGPSAASLAAERQGSSRGQLGEDPAVSPAAAGPVQDVHDAPPLRKVRMKPSRKRRSQGTAARSMPRPGTQGGRARSWGGRPSKLDDGGEAGGEMGTCPICAGCFSTDLLPVHASTCGEDGSLPDTAWPSPPREDPQREEPPEAWVPCPICEFSFSTAEVERHASTCGEQAGALETPHSWLWVE encoded by the exons ATGGCTCCAGTTAAAATCAACCATGTGGTGTCCTTCACCTCTCAG GACCCCAGGTATCCAGTGGAGAATCTGCTGCGCGACGATGGCATTCACCCTTGGCTGAGCAGTCCCCAGGATCGGAGCAGGCAGCTGaaagtggagctgcagctggaacGGGCTAGTTCTATTGGCTACATAGACATAG GGAACTGTGGCTGTGCCTTCGTCCAGGTGGATGTGGGGCGCTCCTTCTGGCCACTGGAGCAGCCCTATGTTACCGTGGTGCCCAGCACTACACTAATGACGCCAGCTGACTCGAAGCTGGACAGGAACCGCTCCGGGGTCCGGATGTTTAAAGAAG GGGATTTCCTGGCGGCAGCACTGGGCGAGAAGTGGGATCGCGTGAGgatcacctgcagccagcccttcAACAAGCAGGCCCAGTTTGGCCTCTCCTTCATCCACATCCGCACCCCGTTGGACCCGGATCACAGCCAGGCGGCTCCAGCTCCGCCCCAG acGGGTCTCgagcccgcagccagcccctggctTGCCAGCCCCGCCTTTCGCAGGACTTTTTTCCCGGAGGTGCAGCC GagcaagggagaggaggaggaactgAAAAGCCgactgcagctgctggagcccagcTGTGGGCCTCACCCCCGCAGCCCGACCTGTCTCAGCCGGACAGCCAGGATGGTGCTGTCGGCCACCCAGTCGCGCAGCCGCACTCTCCAGCCGGGCCCCAGCGCCGCCTCTTTGGCCGCTGAGAGACAGGGGAGCAGCCGGGGGCAGCTGGGTGAAGATCCAGCCGtgagccctgcagcagcag GCCCCGTGCAGGATGTCCATGACGCTCCACCCCTGAGGAAGGTCCGGATGAAGCCAAGCAGGAAACGAAGATCTCAAGGCACCGCAGCGAG GTCAATGCCCAGGCCTGGCACCCAGGGAGGAAGAGCCAGGAGCTGGGGAGGAAGGCCCAGTAAGCTGGATGATGGTGGAGAGGCAGGCGGGGAGATGGGCACATGCCCCATCTGTGCAG GCTGCTTCAGCACAGATCTCCTTCCCGTTCACGCCTCCACCTGTGGGGAAGATGGCTCCCTTCCAGACACAGCCTGGCCATCCCCGCCACGGGAAGATCCCCAGCGCGAGGAGCCCCCCGAGGCTTGGGTGCCGTGCCCCATCTGTGAGTTCTCGTTCAGCACGGCAGAGGTGGAGAGGCACGCCAGCACCTGTGGAGAGCAGGCAGGAGCCCTGGAGACCCCCCACTCCTGGCTGTGGGTGGAATAG